Proteins found in one Streptomyces sp. NBC_00461 genomic segment:
- a CDS encoding adenosine deaminase → MPLPKAELHLHIEGTLEPELAFELAARNGVELPYADEGELRKAYDFEDLQSFLNLYYELMAVLRTEQDFEDLANAYLARAAAQGVRHAEIFFDPQAHLARGVGMGTVVEGLWRALGHSEANHSVSTRLILCFLRDESAESALSTLEAAKPYLDRITGIGLDSAEVGHPPVKFREVYEAAAALGLRRVAHAGEEGPPEYITEALDVLGIERVDHGLRCMEDPALVARLVRDRIPLTLCPLSNVRLRTVDTLADHPLPAMLDAGLLCTVNSDDPAYFGGYAGDNFDAVHTTLKLSQDRLRDLARNSFLASFLEDDEQRRARYLSEVEAYEF, encoded by the coding sequence ATGCCCCTCCCCAAAGCTGAACTGCACCTGCACATCGAAGGCACCCTGGAGCCGGAGCTGGCTTTCGAGCTGGCCGCCCGCAACGGCGTCGAGCTGCCGTACGCCGACGAGGGCGAACTCCGCAAGGCGTACGACTTCGAGGACCTCCAGTCCTTCCTGAACCTGTACTACGAGCTCATGGCCGTCCTGCGCACCGAGCAGGACTTCGAGGACCTCGCGAACGCCTACCTCGCCCGCGCCGCCGCGCAGGGCGTACGGCACGCGGAGATCTTCTTCGACCCGCAGGCGCACCTCGCGCGCGGAGTCGGCATGGGCACGGTGGTGGAAGGGCTGTGGCGGGCGCTGGGGCACAGCGAGGCGAACCACTCCGTCTCCACCAGGCTCATCCTCTGCTTCCTGCGCGACGAGTCCGCCGAGTCGGCCCTCAGCACCCTGGAGGCCGCGAAGCCGTACCTGGACCGGATCACCGGTATCGGCCTCGACTCGGCCGAGGTCGGGCACCCGCCGGTGAAGTTCCGCGAGGTGTACGAGGCGGCCGCCGCGCTCGGTCTGCGCCGCGTCGCCCACGCCGGGGAGGAGGGCCCGCCGGAGTACATCACCGAGGCCCTGGACGTCCTGGGCATCGAGCGCGTCGACCACGGACTGCGGTGCATGGAGGACCCGGCGCTGGTCGCCCGCCTGGTCCGCGACCGCATCCCGCTGACCCTGTGCCCGCTCTCCAACGTCCGCCTGCGCACGGTCGACACACTCGCCGACCACCCGCTCCCCGCGATGCTCGACGCCGGCCTGCTCTGCACGGTCAACTCAGACGACCCCGCCTACTTCGGCGGCTACGCGGGCGACAACTTCGACGCCGTCCACACGACCCTGAAACTCTCCCAGGACCGCCTACGCGACCTGGCCCGCAACTCCTTCCTCGCCTCCTTCCTGGAAGACGACGAACAGCGCCGCGCCCGCTACCTCTCCGAGGTGGAGGCATACGAGTTCTAG
- a CDS encoding ribonuclease Z: protein MSVRELVVLGTASQVPTRHRNHNGYLLRWDGEGILFDPGEGTQRQMLRAGVAAHDLNRICVTHFHGDHSLGLAGVIQRINLDRVPHEITAHYPRSGQHFFDRLRHATAYRETVELTQAPVDTDGPAAVTPSYTLEARRLSHPVESYGYRLIEPDGRRMLPDRLAAHGVRGPDVGRIQREGAIDGVSLEDVSEVRRGQRFAFVMDTRLCDNVHALAEGCDMLVIESTFLDEDSDLATDHGHLTAGQAAEVARAAGVRHLVLTHFSQRYSDPDEFERQARAAGFEGELTVAHDLLRVPVPKRR, encoded by the coding sequence GTGTCCGTCCGTGAATTGGTGGTCCTCGGCACCGCCAGCCAGGTCCCGACCCGGCACCGCAACCACAACGGCTACCTGCTGCGCTGGGACGGCGAGGGCATCCTCTTCGACCCCGGCGAGGGCACCCAGCGCCAGATGCTGCGCGCCGGCGTCGCCGCGCACGACCTGAACCGGATCTGCGTCACGCACTTCCACGGAGACCACTCGCTGGGCCTCGCCGGCGTCATCCAGCGCATCAACCTGGACCGGGTGCCGCACGAGATCACCGCGCACTACCCGCGCTCCGGGCAGCACTTCTTCGACCGTCTGCGCCACGCCACCGCATACCGGGAGACGGTCGAGCTCACCCAGGCCCCGGTGGACACCGACGGCCCCGCGGCCGTCACACCCTCGTACACCCTCGAAGCCCGCAGGCTCTCGCACCCCGTCGAGTCCTACGGCTACCGGCTGATCGAACCCGACGGCCGCCGCATGCTGCCCGACCGGCTCGCCGCGCACGGCGTCAGGGGCCCGGACGTCGGCCGCATCCAGCGGGAGGGCGCGATCGACGGCGTGTCCCTGGAGGACGTCAGCGAGGTGCGCCGCGGGCAGCGGTTCGCGTTCGTCATGGACACCCGCCTGTGCGACAACGTGCACGCGCTCGCCGAGGGCTGCGACATGCTCGTCATCGAGTCGACCTTCCTCGACGAGGACAGCGACCTCGCGACCGACCACGGCCACCTCACCGCGGGCCAGGCAGCCGAAGTCGCACGCGCGGCGGGCGTACGGCATCTGGTGCTCACGCACTTCAGCCAGCGCTACTCCGACCCCGACGAGTTCGAGCGGCAGGCGCGGGCGGCCGGCTTCGAGGGAGAACTGACCGTCGCACACGACCTCCTGCGGGTGCCGGTTCCGAAACGTCGATAA
- a CDS encoding histidine triad nucleotide-binding protein, translating into MAGEPQDDCLFCKIVAGHVPATIVRETDTTVAFRDINPQAPTHILIIPKVHYENAASLAGAEPAIAADILCEAQHIADEEKLESYRTVFNTGAGAGQTVFHTHAHLLGGRGLQWPPG; encoded by the coding sequence ATGGCTGGGGAGCCGCAGGACGACTGCCTGTTCTGCAAAATCGTCGCGGGCCACGTCCCCGCGACGATCGTCCGCGAGACAGACACCACCGTCGCCTTCCGGGACATCAACCCGCAGGCCCCCACCCACATCCTGATCATCCCGAAGGTCCACTACGAGAACGCGGCGTCCCTGGCCGGCGCCGAACCGGCCATCGCCGCCGACATACTGTGCGAAGCGCAGCACATCGCCGACGAGGAAAAGCTCGAAAGCTACCGCACCGTCTTCAACACGGGTGCCGGCGCCGGCCAGACCGTCTTCCACACCCACGCCCACCTCCTCGGCGGGCGCGGCCTCCAGTGGCCCCCCGGTTAG
- a CDS encoding S41 family peptidase codes for MTQPVSKASPVSAAYLRFPHVHGELVTFVAEDDVWLAPLDGGRAWRAGADNVPVSHPRISPDGTTVAWTSTRDGAPEVHAAPVEGGRATRLTYWGSVRTQVRGWTPDGQVLAISTYGQASLRRSWARAIPLDGGPATTLPYGPVGDVAFGPSTVLLSAPMGREAAWWKRYRGGTAGKLWIDRTPDGEEGAGEFVRLHEDLDGNLESPVWVGDRIAFLSDHEGVGAVYSSLSDGSDLRRHTPVSGFYARHLAGDGSRLVYTSVGELWILDDLDGAEPRRLDVRLGGPRVDLQPFPVNASHWFGSAHPDHTARGSAVAVRGCVHWVTHRAGPARALAVEPGVRARLPRTFRADGEELVVWVTDAEGDDALEFAPATGTAPGATPRRLAAGQLGRVLDLAVAPDGSRVAVAAHDGRVLLVERDSGEVREVDRAADGNVSGLVFSPDSGWLAWSHPGPRPLRQLRLANTTDLSVTEATPLRFRDYSPTFTLDGKHLAFLSARSFDPVYDEHVFDLAFVGGSRPHLITLSATTPSPFGPQRHGRPFEAPDKDETPDSEGTPNTRIDLEGLADRIVPFPVEAARYSTLRAAKDGVLWLRHPVRGVLGASRATPDDPDPKSALERYDLAQQRIEHLASDADHLAVSGDGKRVLLWTDGKLKVVPSDRRASNDDESDSNITVDLGRVRQSVDPAAEWRQMYDETGRLMRDNFWRPDLGGVDWDGVLDRYRPVLDRVATHDDLVDLLWEVQGELGTSHAYVRPRGGHGSGERQGLLGADISRHEDGSWRIDRVLPAETSDPDARSPLAAPGVAVRAGDAIVAVAGHPVDPVTGPGPLLVGTAGKPVELTVLPSGGGDPRHPVVVPVADEEPLRYHAWVADRRAYVHERSGGRLGYLHVPDMQAPGWAQIHRDLRVEVAREGLVVDVRENRGGHTSQLVVEKLARKIVGWDVPRGERPYSYPEDAPRGPVVAVANEFSGSDGDIVNAAIKALGIGPVVGTRTWGGVIGIDSRYRLVDGTVVTQPKYAFWLQGYEWGVENHGVDPDVEVVQRPQDYAAGRDTQLDEAIRLALEALEQRPAKTPPTLPTLLTPPN; via the coding sequence GTGACTCAGCCCGTATCGAAGGCATCCCCGGTATCCGCTGCGTATCTCCGATTTCCGCATGTGCACGGCGAGTTGGTGACCTTCGTCGCCGAGGACGACGTATGGCTCGCGCCGCTGGACGGCGGCCGCGCCTGGCGGGCCGGCGCCGACAACGTACCGGTCAGCCACCCGCGCATCTCGCCCGACGGCACCACCGTCGCCTGGACCTCCACCCGCGACGGCGCCCCCGAGGTGCACGCGGCCCCGGTCGAGGGCGGCCGTGCCACCCGCCTGACGTACTGGGGGAGCGTGCGCACCCAGGTCCGCGGCTGGACCCCGGACGGACAGGTCCTCGCGATCAGCACGTACGGCCAGGCGAGCCTGCGCCGCAGCTGGGCCCGCGCGATCCCGCTGGACGGCGGCCCCGCCACCACCCTGCCGTACGGCCCCGTCGGCGACGTGGCGTTCGGCCCGTCCACCGTCCTGCTGTCCGCGCCGATGGGGCGCGAGGCCGCCTGGTGGAAGCGGTACCGGGGCGGCACGGCGGGCAAGTTGTGGATCGACCGGACTCCTGACGGTGAAGAGGGAGCCGGAGAGTTCGTACGGCTGCACGAGGACCTGGACGGGAACCTGGAGAGCCCCGTCTGGGTCGGGGACCGTATCGCCTTCCTCTCCGACCACGAGGGTGTCGGCGCCGTCTACTCCTCCCTCTCCGACGGGTCCGACCTGCGCCGTCACACTCCGGTCTCCGGTTTCTACGCCCGTCATCTCGCCGGCGACGGCAGCCGGCTCGTGTACACCAGCGTCGGCGAGCTGTGGATCCTCGACGACCTGGACGGCGCCGAGCCGCGCCGGCTCGACGTCCGACTCGGCGGACCGCGGGTCGACCTGCAGCCGTTCCCCGTGAACGCCTCCCACTGGTTCGGCTCCGCCCACCCCGACCACACCGCCCGCGGCAGCGCGGTCGCCGTGCGCGGCTGCGTCCACTGGGTCACCCACCGCGCCGGCCCCGCCCGCGCCCTCGCCGTCGAACCCGGCGTCCGGGCCCGGCTGCCGCGCACCTTCCGCGCCGACGGCGAGGAGCTCGTCGTCTGGGTGACCGACGCGGAGGGCGACGACGCCCTGGAGTTCGCCCCCGCGACCGGGACGGCCCCCGGCGCCACCCCGCGTCGGCTGGCCGCCGGACAGCTCGGCCGGGTCCTCGACCTCGCCGTCGCGCCCGACGGCAGCCGTGTCGCCGTCGCCGCGCACGACGGGCGGGTGCTGCTCGTCGAGCGGGACAGCGGCGAGGTCCGCGAGGTCGACCGCGCCGCCGACGGGAACGTCTCGGGCCTGGTCTTCTCACCCGACTCCGGCTGGCTCGCCTGGTCCCACCCCGGTCCGCGGCCACTGCGCCAGCTCCGCCTCGCCAACACCACCGACCTGTCGGTCACCGAGGCGACCCCGCTGCGCTTCCGCGACTACTCGCCGACCTTCACCCTCGACGGCAAGCACCTGGCCTTCCTCTCCGCACGCTCCTTCGACCCGGTCTACGACGAGCACGTCTTCGACCTGGCCTTCGTCGGCGGCTCCCGCCCGCACCTGATCACCCTGTCCGCGACCACCCCGTCCCCGTTCGGCCCGCAGCGCCACGGCCGCCCCTTCGAGGCGCCCGACAAGGACGAGACCCCGGACAGCGAGGGCACCCCCAACACCCGTATCGATCTCGAAGGGCTCGCCGACCGGATCGTGCCCTTCCCGGTCGAGGCCGCCCGCTACTCCACGCTGCGCGCCGCCAAGGACGGTGTGCTGTGGCTGCGCCACCCGGTGCGCGGAGTCCTCGGCGCCTCCCGGGCCACCCCGGACGACCCCGACCCCAAGAGCGCGCTGGAGCGGTACGACCTGGCCCAGCAGCGCATCGAGCACCTGGCCTCCGACGCCGACCACCTCGCCGTCAGCGGCGACGGCAAGCGCGTCCTGCTGTGGACCGACGGCAAGCTCAAGGTCGTCCCGAGCGACCGGCGCGCCTCGAACGACGACGAGAGCGACTCCAACATCACCGTCGACCTCGGCCGGGTCCGCCAGAGCGTCGACCCGGCCGCCGAGTGGCGGCAGATGTACGACGAGACCGGCCGCCTCATGCGGGACAACTTCTGGCGCCCGGACCTCGGAGGCGTCGACTGGGACGGCGTCCTCGACCGCTACCGACCCGTCCTCGACCGCGTCGCCACCCACGACGACCTCGTGGACCTTCTGTGGGAGGTGCAGGGCGAACTCGGCACCTCGCACGCCTACGTCCGCCCGCGCGGCGGCCACGGCAGCGGCGAGCGGCAGGGCCTCCTCGGCGCCGACATCTCCCGTCACGAGGACGGCAGTTGGCGCATCGACCGGGTGCTGCCCGCCGAGACGTCCGACCCCGACGCCCGCTCTCCGCTGGCCGCGCCCGGTGTCGCGGTGCGCGCCGGGGACGCGATCGTCGCGGTCGCCGGACACCCGGTCGACCCGGTGACCGGCCCCGGCCCCCTCCTGGTCGGTACAGCGGGCAAGCCGGTCGAACTGACCGTCCTGCCCTCCGGCGGCGGCGACCCGCGGCACCCGGTCGTCGTCCCCGTCGCCGACGAGGAGCCGCTTCGCTACCACGCCTGGGTCGCCGACCGCCGCGCCTACGTCCACGAGCGGTCCGGCGGCCGGCTCGGCTACCTCCACGTCCCCGACATGCAGGCCCCCGGCTGGGCGCAGATCCACCGGGACCTGCGCGTCGAGGTCGCCCGCGAGGGCCTGGTGGTCGACGTCAGGGAGAACCGCGGCGGCCACACCTCCCAGCTGGTCGTCGAGAAGCTGGCCCGGAAGATCGTCGGCTGGGACGTGCCGCGCGGCGAACGGCCCTACAGCTACCCGGAGGACGCGCCCCGCGGCCCCGTCGTCGCCGTCGCCAACGAGTTCTCCGGCTCCGACGGCGACATCGTGAACGCGGCCATCAAGGCCCTCGGAATCGGCCCGGTCGTCGGCACCCGCACCTGGGGCGGCGTCATCGGTATCGACAGCCGCTACCGCCTGGTCGACGGCACGGTCGTGACCCAGCCCAAGTACGCGTTCTGGCTGCAGGGTTACGAGTGGGGCGTGGAGAACCACGGCGTGGACCCGGACGTGGAGGTCGTCCAGCGCCCACAGGACTACGCGGCGGGCCGCGACACCCAACTGGACGAGGCGATCAGGCTCGCGCTGGAGGCCCTGGAGCAACGGCCCGCCAAGACCCCGCCGACTCTGCCCACCCTGCTGACCCCGCCGAACTGA